The Planococcus versutus genome contains a region encoding:
- the nhaC gene encoding Na+/H+ antiporter NhaC yields MKAKQQEIEIPFLLALVPLVVMITVMAITIIVFEGSPHVPLAVGAIVAAIIAWRFGYKWETIEEGAYKGIRLALPAILIIIVVGMIIASWIGGGIIATMIYYGLQIITPSLFLMTICIICGIVALAIGSSWSTMGTIGVAGMGIGISMGIPAAMVAGAVISGSYFGDKMSPLSDTTNLAAGITNTNLFEHIKHMLYTTVPGLIIALIVYFFLGRQFAGSAIDQGNIEAILAALDSNFLISPWLLLVPGAIIVLVAFKVPALPALIIGVFLGFMCQIFVQGGNVGDSVNTLHDGYAIVSGNEMVDELFNRGGIASMMFTVSLTIFAMVLGGILEQTGMLRAIVKQILKVAKTAGSLIAATIVSAFFTNATASEQYISILIPGRMYARAYQDQGLHSKNLSRALEDGGTLTSPFVPWNTCGVFILATLAVHPFAYAPYAVLNYTVPIIGIIMGLVGYKVQFLTKEEMDQLKTNQRRVDNENELVDGV; encoded by the coding sequence ATGAAAGCAAAACAACAAGAGATTGAAATACCTTTTCTATTAGCACTTGTTCCATTAGTTGTTATGATCACTGTAATGGCCATCACAATTATTGTCTTTGAAGGAAGTCCTCATGTGCCTTTAGCTGTAGGAGCAATTGTTGCAGCAATTATTGCATGGCGTTTTGGGTATAAATGGGAAACAATCGAAGAAGGGGCTTATAAAGGAATTCGTCTTGCTCTTCCTGCTATTTTGATTATTATTGTTGTAGGCATGATTATTGCTTCGTGGATTGGCGGAGGTATTATCGCAACCATGATTTATTATGGTTTACAAATTATTACCCCTTCCTTATTTTTAATGACAATCTGTATTATTTGTGGAATTGTTGCACTCGCTATTGGGAGCTCATGGTCTACTATGGGGACAATTGGCGTAGCGGGTATGGGTATCGGAATCAGTATGGGTATTCCAGCTGCTATGGTAGCAGGAGCTGTTATTTCAGGTTCTTATTTTGGCGATAAAATGTCGCCATTATCGGATACAACAAATCTAGCAGCAGGCATCACAAATACTAATTTGTTTGAACATATTAAACATATGCTCTATACAACAGTTCCTGGTCTGATTATCGCATTAATCGTTTATTTTTTCCTCGGTCGTCAATTTGCTGGATCAGCTATTGACCAAGGTAATATTGAAGCGATTTTAGCAGCTTTAGATAGTAACTTTTTAATTTCACCTTGGTTGTTATTAGTACCTGGAGCAATCATCGTGTTGGTTGCATTTAAAGTACCTGCTTTACCAGCATTGATTATCGGCGTCTTTCTTGGCTTTATGTGTCAAATCTTTGTACAAGGCGGAAACGTTGGAGATTCAGTTAATACACTGCATGACGGTTATGCTATTGTTTCTGGCAATGAAATGGTTGATGAGTTGTTTAATCGCGGAGGAATCGCATCTATGATGTTCACCGTCTCTTTAACTATTTTTGCGATGGTTTTAGGAGGCATACTCGAACAGACAGGTATGTTGAGAGCCATCGTTAAACAGATTTTAAAAGTCGCAAAAACAGCAGGTAGTTTGATTGCTGCTACGATCGTGTCTGCATTTTTTACAAATGCAACAGCTTCAGAGCAGTACATTTCCATTCTCATTCCAGGTAGAATGTATGCGAGAGCTTATCAAGACCAAGGCTTGCATTCAAAAAACCTTTCGCGTGCACTCGAAGACGGTGGAACATTGACGTCACCATTTGTACCTTGGAACACATGTGGTGTCTTTATTTTAGCCACTTTGGCTGTACATCCATTTGCATATGCACCTTACGCAGTACTCAATTACACCGTACCGATAATTGGCATTATTATGGGATTGGTTGGTTACAAAGTTCAATTTTTAACAAAAGAAGAAATGGATCAGCTGAAAACAAACCAGCGACGCGTCGATAATGAAAATGAATTGGTGGATGGCGTTTAA
- a CDS encoding GNAT family N-acetyltransferase — MKTSIRQLQLDDLHFLEEMETGIADDYLLRVYKRISGGSSRLYGLFVDNQLASIGGYTIFAEHYIMLGRMRSDLRYRGNNLSTQLMAHVLEQSFALPAIQWIGANTQEENTAARRVLDKLGLKEISTLSSAISTKVSLLEKNGSYWRELTELSHKREWIDQLYTNKGAVFPYECYYAFPSTENLFTDAKLTEWSFFENAQEDRVLITKKDYKRQYYLHVVYPWDDISYQAGLWETISLAQSKLSEQVKTNPFIWMDLTPSQVSQLPSNHPFDLPSPWLLYGIDRSKE; from the coding sequence ATGAAAACTTCTATTCGACAGCTTCAGCTGGATGATTTACATTTTTTAGAGGAGATGGAGACAGGAATTGCAGATGATTACCTGCTCCGAGTATACAAAAGAATATCTGGTGGCTCTAGCCGTTTATACGGTTTGTTCGTCGACAATCAGCTTGCGAGTATTGGAGGCTACACGATTTTCGCTGAGCATTACATAATGCTTGGTCGAATGCGCAGTGATTTGCGCTACCGTGGCAATAATTTATCCACACAATTGATGGCTCATGTATTGGAACAAAGCTTTGCCCTTCCTGCCATTCAATGGATTGGTGCCAATACGCAAGAAGAAAATACAGCTGCTCGTCGCGTGTTGGATAAACTGGGTCTCAAAGAAATATCTACATTATCTAGTGCTATTTCAACAAAGGTCTCTTTACTTGAAAAGAATGGCTCTTATTGGAGAGAACTTACAGAGCTATCACATAAAAGAGAATGGATCGACCAGCTTTATACGAACAAAGGTGCTGTATTTCCTTATGAATGCTATTACGCATTTCCATCTACTGAAAACTTATTTACCGACGCCAAATTAACCGAATGGTCATTTTTTGAAAATGCGCAGGAAGACCGAGTACTAATCACCAAAAAAGATTATAAACGACAATATTATTTACATGTTGTTTACCCATGGGACGACATTTCATACCAAGCCGGATTGTGGGAAACCATTTCACTGGCACAGAGTAAGTTAAGTGAACAAGTCAAAACAAATCCATTTATTTGGATGGATTTAACTCCTTCACAAGTAAGCCAATTACCAAGCAATCATCCTTTTGATTTGCCTTCACCTTGGCTGTTATATGGCATCGACCGCAGCAAAGAATAA